One stretch of Nitrosococcus watsonii C-113 DNA includes these proteins:
- a CDS encoding type I restriction-modification system subunit M: MNHAIHNSIVNFIWGIADDVLRDVYVRGKYRDVILPMTVIRRLDALLEPTKEKVLVMKAQLDEAGIANQHAALCQAAGEAFYNVSPFTLRDLKSRAKLQQLRADFEAYLDGFSPNVQEILDKFKFRNQIPTLIEADILGHLIDKFLDTRINLSPRPVQDMDGNERLPALDNHAMGTIFEELIRRFNEENNEEAGEHFTPRDVVRLMADLIFLPIADEIESGTYLVYDGACGTGGMLTVAEERLAELAASHGKEVSIHLFGQEVQPETYAIAKADLLLKGEGGGAENIKYGSTLSSSDPFLSQEFDFMLSNPPYGKSWKSDVDRLGGKDDIKDLRFVTHHGGDPAYKMITRSSDGQLMFLVNNLAKMKPTTRLGSRIAEVHNGSSLFTGDAGQGESNIRRWIIENDWLEAIIALPENMFYNTGIATYIWVLTNRKREKRRGKVQLIDASEWFVPLRRNLGKKNRELTEEHIRAICDLVVTPVETEQSKIFPNEAFGYWKVTVDRPLRLAVDLSPARLERFERTCAKSKEEPLANLARRVAGVLGAGPHLDFNAFMDACGADAKAHGIKLTAKRKKLLQSELCDTREDAAPVLKKVHRPDKATPDPIHGLFKIELPSPRGRGAGGEGKIHVVEFEPDTALRDSEQVPLLEEGGIEAFFRREVLPYTPDAWIDPAKIQIGYEISFTHHFYKPAPMRTLEAIKADIYALEQETEGLLEQIVGEAER, encoded by the coding sequence ATGAACCACGCCATTCACAACAGCATTGTCAATTTTATTTGGGGCATCGCCGACGACGTGTTGCGTGATGTTTATGTGCGCGGCAAGTACCGTGACGTTATCCTGCCGATGACGGTCATCCGCCGTCTCGATGCGCTGCTGGAGCCGACCAAGGAAAAAGTGCTCGTCATGAAGGCGCAGCTAGACGAGGCTGGGATCGCCAACCAGCATGCCGCGCTCTGCCAAGCTGCTGGCGAGGCTTTCTACAACGTTTCGCCCTTCACCCTGCGCGACCTGAAATCCCGCGCCAAGCTCCAGCAGCTCAGGGCTGATTTCGAAGCCTATCTGGACGGCTTTTCCCCCAACGTTCAGGAGATCCTCGACAAATTCAAATTCCGCAACCAGATCCCCACGCTCATCGAGGCGGATATCCTGGGCCATCTCATTGATAAATTTCTGGACACCCGCATCAATCTCAGCCCCAGGCCGGTGCAAGATATGGACGGCAACGAGCGGCTCCCAGCCCTCGACAACCATGCCATGGGCACCATCTTCGAGGAGTTGATCCGCCGCTTCAACGAAGAGAATAACGAAGAGGCCGGTGAGCACTTCACGCCCCGGGATGTGGTCAGGCTCATGGCCGACCTCATTTTTCTGCCAATCGCCGATGAGATCGAATCCGGTACCTACCTTGTCTATGATGGGGCCTGCGGCACCGGCGGCATGCTCACTGTGGCGGAGGAACGCCTGGCGGAGCTGGCCGCAAGCCACGGCAAGGAGGTCTCCATCCATCTCTTCGGCCAGGAGGTGCAGCCGGAGACCTATGCGATTGCCAAGGCCGATCTGCTGCTCAAAGGTGAAGGGGGCGGAGCCGAAAATATCAAGTACGGCTCCACACTCTCCAGCAGCGACCCATTCCTATCGCAGGAATTCGATTTCATGCTCTCCAATCCGCCCTATGGCAAGAGCTGGAAGTCCGATGTGGATCGCCTGGGCGGCAAGGACGACATCAAGGACCTGCGCTTTGTCACCCACCATGGTGGCGACCCGGCATACAAGATGATCACCCGCTCCAGCGATGGGCAGCTCATGTTTCTGGTCAACAATCTCGCCAAGATGAAGCCCACCACCCGCCTTGGCAGCCGCATCGCCGAGGTCCACAACGGCTCGTCGCTTTTTACCGGCGACGCCGGTCAGGGTGAGAGCAACATCCGCCGCTGGATCATCGAAAACGATTGGCTGGAGGCCATCATCGCCCTGCCGGAGAACATGTTCTACAACACCGGCATCGCCACCTACATCTGGGTGCTGACCAACCGCAAGCGCGAGAAGCGGCGGGGCAAGGTGCAGCTCATCGACGCCAGCGAATGGTTCGTGCCGCTGCGCCGCAACCTTGGCAAAAAGAATCGAGAACTCACCGAGGAGCACATCCGCGCCATCTGCGATCTGGTGGTGACTCCGGTCGAGACCGAGCAATCCAAGATCTTCCCCAACGAAGCCTTTGGCTATTGGAAGGTGACGGTGGATCGCCCGCTGCGTCTTGCTGTTGACCTGAGCCCAGCCCGGCTGGAACGGTTCGAGCGGACCTGCGCCAAGTCCAAGGAAGAACCGCTGGCCAACCTGGCCCGCCGCGTGGCCGGAGTCCTGGGTGCTGGCCCGCACCTTGATTTCAACGCCTTCATGGATGCCTGCGGCGCTGACGCCAAGGCGCATGGAATCAAGCTCACCGCCAAGCGCAAGAAGCTGCTGCAAAGCGAGCTGTGCGACACTCGCGAGGATGCCGCGCCGGTGCTCAAGAAGGTTCATAGGCCGGATAAGGCGACGCCCGATCCCATCCACGGCCTGTTCAAGATAGAACTCCCCTCTCCTAGAGGGAGAGGGGCCGGGGGTGAGGGGAAAATCCACGTGGTGGAATTCGAGCCGGATACCGCCCTACGGGACAGCGAGCAGGTGCCGCTCCTGGAAGAAGGCGGTATCGAGGCGTTCTTCCGGCGCGAGGTGCTGCCTTATACCCCGGACGCCTGGATCGACCCCGCTAAAATCCAGATCGGCTACGAAATTTCCTTTACCCACCATTTCTATAAACCCGCGCCCATGCGCACCCTGGAGGCGATCAAGGCCGACATCTACGCCCTGGAGCAGGAGACTGAGGGATTGTTGGAGCAGATTGTCGGGGAGGCTGAACGATGA
- a CDS encoding restriction endonuclease subunit S, whose product MKLVSYPEYKDSGVPWLEKIPRRWRFFRAKNVFYPIDLRSKTGAEELLSVSERHGVTSRKSVNVTMFQAASYQGYKLCWPGDLVINSLWAWMQGLGFSKYHGIISTAYGVYRPRVRRVSDFRYFDYLLRSAAYKWELRVRSKGIWRSRYQLKDDDFLKMPILLPEAEEQTQIARFLDWKTAQINQFIRNKRRLIELLKEQKQNVINQAVTRGLDPNVRLKPSGVEWIGDIPAHWETTKLKRVVSFNPSKSETRANSADEEKVVFLPMENISVNGDIDCSEKRPLSEVWSGFTYFRRGDVVMAKITPCFENGKGAYLQGLETGFGFGTTELIVLRPLKAIDGAFLRFLMWTKQFLLLGEQYMTGAAGQQRIPLDFVKNYPIGLPPIEEQREILAHIQEKSAEIDQALTRAQREIELIREYRTRLISDVVTGQVDVRGIQVPKVADEELLALDEDAAESDDLINDRVEMKSVG is encoded by the coding sequence ATGAAGCTGGTTTCCTATCCAGAATACAAAGACTCGGGTGTGCCGTGGTTGGAGAAGATTCCTAGGAGATGGAGGTTTTTTCGGGCTAAAAACGTTTTCTATCCTATCGATTTACGTTCTAAAACTGGGGCCGAGGAGCTTCTTTCGGTTTCTGAACGCCATGGTGTGACCTCTCGCAAAAGCGTAAATGTTACTATGTTTCAGGCTGCATCATACCAAGGCTACAAGTTGTGTTGGCCAGGCGATTTGGTCATTAACAGCCTTTGGGCTTGGATGCAGGGTCTGGGGTTTTCCAAATATCACGGAATTATCAGTACAGCATACGGCGTGTACCGTCCAAGGGTGAGGCGGGTATCAGACTTTAGATATTTTGACTATTTGCTTCGCTCCGCTGCTTACAAGTGGGAGCTTCGCGTTCGTTCCAAGGGTATATGGCGCTCTCGTTATCAATTGAAGGATGATGATTTCCTCAAGATGCCAATTTTGCTCCCAGAGGCCGAAGAACAAACCCAAATCGCCCGCTTCCTCGACTGGAAAACCGCCCAGATCAACCAATTCATCCGCAACAAGCGACGGCTCATCGAACTGCTCAAGGAGCAGAAGCAGAACGTCATCAACCAGGCCGTGACCCGGGGGCTCGATCCCAACGTCAGGCTCAAGCCCAGCGGCGTGGAATGGATCGGGGATATTCCGGCGCATTGGGAGACCACAAAGCTCAAGCGCGTGGTTAGCTTTAATCCATCAAAATCTGAGACACGAGCGAACTCGGCGGATGAAGAAAAGGTTGTCTTTCTTCCCATGGAGAACATCTCCGTCAATGGAGATATCGATTGCTCTGAAAAACGCCCTTTGTCCGAAGTCTGGAGTGGCTTCACCTATTTCCGACGCGGGGATGTGGTCATGGCGAAAATCACTCCCTGCTTTGAAAACGGGAAGGGAGCCTATCTGCAAGGGCTTGAGACTGGTTTTGGTTTCGGCACAACGGAACTGATTGTACTTCGCCCTTTAAAGGCCATCGACGGTGCTTTTCTCCGGTTCCTCATGTGGACCAAGCAGTTCTTATTGCTGGGCGAGCAATACATGACCGGCGCGGCTGGCCAGCAGCGGATTCCGTTGGATTTTGTGAAAAATTATCCAATTGGTTTGCCGCCAATTGAAGAGCAGCGGGAAATTCTTGCGCACATCCAAGAAAAGTCGGCGGAGATCGACCAAGCCCTCACCCGCGCCCAACGCGAGATCGAGCTAATACGCGAATACCGCACCCGGCTGATTTCCGATGTGGTCACCGGCCAGGTGGATGTGCGCGGCATCCAGGTGCCGAAAGTAGCTGACGAAGAACTTCTGGCACTAGATGAGGACGCCGCTGAGTCCGATGACCTGATCAATGATAGGGTTGAAATGAAGTCCGTGGGATGA
- a CDS encoding zeta toxin family protein, which translates to MSRQAEKKIIIIAGPNGAGKTTFAEEFLPKEAACPRFVNADLIAAGLAPFEPERAAFRAGRLMLEEIHNHARKAESFAFETTLSGRGYAGLIPNWRSDGYTVKLFFLRLASPELAIARVRQRVREGGHNIPEPVIRRRFTAGLRHFENLYKPAVDEWALYDNSGSEPVLIEEGVKS; encoded by the coding sequence ATGAGCAGGCAGGCGGAGAAAAAAATCATCATCATTGCCGGACCCAACGGCGCGGGGAAGACCACCTTCGCCGAGGAATTCCTGCCGAAGGAGGCGGCCTGCCCGCGCTTTGTCAATGCCGATCTCATCGCCGCCGGACTGGCCCCATTCGAGCCGGAACGGGCGGCCTTCCGCGCCGGGCGGTTGATGTTGGAGGAGATTCACAACCATGCCCGGAAAGCCGAAAGTTTTGCTTTCGAGACCACCCTGAGCGGCCGGGGCTATGCGGGCTTGATTCCCAACTGGCGGTCGGACGGTTATACCGTCAAGCTATTTTTTCTCCGGCTTGCCTCGCCGGAACTGGCCATTGCCCGGGTTCGGCAGCGGGTGCGCGAGGGCGGCCACAACATCCCCGAGCCGGTCATTCGGCGGCGTTTTACGGCGGGGCTGCGTCATTTCGAGAATCTCTACAAACCAGCGGTCGATGAATGGGCACTATACGACAATTCCGGTAGTGAACCCGTGCTTATTGAGGAAGGAGTGAAATCATGA